Genomic window (Methanobrevibacter ruminantium):
TTTATAATTTGAAGAAAGATTAGATGAAATTAATCATCTAATCTCGGACCCTTTCAAATTATAATAACTTGTTAATTGGATGTTCTTCTATAGGTTCGGTACCGATATCTTTTGCAGCTTCAGCAATCATAATATCAGTCATACCACAAGCAGGGAATGCGAGTCTTGCGTTTTCGATAGGTCCGAAAAGTACGAAGTCTCCACCACACATTTGTTGTACGATGTTAGAACCTATATCACAAACAGGCCATGCTTCTTTGTGTTCTTTTTTGTATCCTCTTAACCAGTCCCATGCGGAAGGTACGTTGTGAATACCAGAACCTACAGGGTACCCCCATTTAGCTTTTACAGCAAAGGAAGTCCTACATGCAGGACCTGCACCTTGTCCTAAAGGAGTGACTGCTACGTCCATCCATGGTTTGGTAATTCCACATCTTTCTGCCATTTCAAGAATACCTTCATCGATAACAGATCCACCAGTTTCCCAGATTTCGAGTTTACCTGGTACACCAGGAGTCATTGGGTTGAACCCTAAGAGAATGGATGCATCAATACTTGAGTTAGCTACAGCTTCGATTTCTGAAGGTTCTGCTGCCATACTTAAGGAATTGTATACAGCTCTTTCAGATAATCCTACCTCTTCAACATATTCTACACCTGCAACTTTTGCAGCTGCCGCAGTTGAGTCGATAAGGAAAGGTTTGTCACAGATGTCTCCGACAAATTCTAAGTATTTAACCATAGCTTCAGGAGTTGCACCGAAAGTTTGTACAACACAAGGGTTACCGGTTACGTCAGACATTTCTTCCATTGTTTTAATTCTTTCTTCAGCAGCATCTTTATCAAAGATACCTTCTTTTTCATCACTAATAATATTGTGTCCGCCATAAAAGATAGTTCCACATAAAACGGTAGGGTATTCACCAGGTTGTCCCCCCATTTTTATACCAGCAATATCAATGACGAGTTGTTCTTTATCAAATCTAAACATTTATAATCCTCCAATTTAGATTAATCCCATAAGAGCTTGCATTGCGCTAACATAACCAAATTCAATAGACACAATCAAGATTATAAGACCTAAAATTATACCATATAAAATACCAATATCTCTACCGTTTTGTTGACCTAAACGTTGGAAGTATTCCCCAACAGCAAACTCTACTTTTTCTTCAGCTTCATCTAATTTTTGAGTTGCAGCTGACATGTCGTCGGTAGATACAATAATTTGAGGTACAGATTGTTCTTCAGACATTTTATAACACCTCTATAAACCACATAATTTAGCTAAGAATGGAATGACAACTGCTAAGCAAAGAGCAATTCCAATACCAATAGCTATTCCAGAAAATCTGGTGCTGATTACGCCAGCGAATAATCTTCCTTCTCTTCCTAAAAGCTTTGCACGGTATTCTACATCACTAGAAGCATTTCTAATACCACGAGTATTTGGTTTGTTTGAAAATTTAACCATTTTATAAAACCTCCAGTTATATGCCTGTTAACGGTGCCATTAATAATAAGAAACCGATTACTAAAGTAAATACTAATCCAATCATAATACCTTGGACTTTACCAGAATAGTTACCTGCCATATTTCTTTGTACAGCACCAACTAATTTGATTTGAGTATCAATGTTTCTTATTCTTGCTTCGAGTAATGCAGTTTCTGGGGAAATAGGACGAATTTCTTCACCATCGTCTTCGTCGTCATCTCCTTCAGATACTTCAATAACCATAGCATCTTCTTCAAAAGCACCAGGATCTTTTTCGATACATTCTTTTACTTTTGCAGTGATTGCTCCACCATCTTCGTTGTCAATCATGTCAACGATTTCTAATTGTTGTTGGAACCTTTCTACTCCTTCCATTGGAATGTTTTCTACGAAAGGAATAGCACCAGTAGCTCCAGTAATTTTTTTCTTTTCTGGGTCGCAACCATTTTCATGTAATGCTTTAAAACTTTGACCAGTAATGTGACCTTGTACTTCTGCACCACATAAGATTAAGAATCTGATGTTTGGGTTTGAAATGATGTTTGCTACAACTTTTTCAATACCTAAGTTTTCAGTTTTACAAGGACCAGCAATTGCTGCTCCAGCAGCAGCTGGGATATCTTCATTGTGAGAAGCTAAAGTAGTTACAGCAACAGGGCTTTCTGGGTCTCCTACAATGTAGTCTCCACTTACAACAGGCCAATTATCAGCAGTAGGTTTTTTGTCAACCATCTATAAAACCCCCATAGCTGTTAATATAGGCATAGCTGCCATAATAAGGAACATTCCTAAGACAAATCCATATACCATGTTGGTTAATTTACCTGCAATGACAAAGTTGCCTTCTCTTCCTGGGAAGGAACCTAATGGAGCAGAGTTAGGATCTAAGGAATTCATTAATTCATCAGCAGCTGCTTCGACTTTTGCGATTTCTCCATTTATTTCATCCATAGATAAAATAATTAAATCTCCACCACCAGCTCCGAGAATACCAGATTCTGGGTCAAGATTTAAACTTAATTCAGGAATAAATTGTACTAAAGGTAATACCATCTATAACAACCTCCTTATTCCTCAACTTTTGGCCATAAACCAGCCCATTTAACAGATGCAGCTGCTTCACATGAAGCGTTAACAAACATCTTAAATGAG
Coding sequences:
- the mtrH gene encoding tetrahydromethanopterin S-methyltransferase subunit H, producing the protein MFRFDKEQLVIDIAGIKMGGQPGEYPTVLCGTIFYGGHNIISDEKEGIFDKDAAEERIKTMEEMSDVTGNPCVVQTFGATPEAMVKYLEFVGDICDKPFLIDSTAAAAKVAGVEYVEEVGLSERAVYNSLSMAAEPSEIEAVANSSIDASILLGFNPMTPGVPGKLEIWETGGSVIDEGILEMAERCGITKPWMDVAVTPLGQGAGPACRTSFAVKAKWGYPVGSGIHNVPSAWDWLRGYKKEHKEAWPVCDIGSNIVQQMCGGDFVLFGPIENARLAFPACGMTDIMIAEAAKDIGTEPIEEHPINKLL
- the mtrA gene encoding tetrahydromethanopterin S-methyltransferase subunit A — translated: MVDKKPTADNWPVVSGDYIVGDPESPVAVTTLASHNEDIPAAAGAAIAGPCKTENLGIEKVVANIISNPNIRFLILCGAEVQGHITGQSFKALHENGCDPEKKKITGATGAIPFVENIPMEGVERFQQQLEIVDMIDNEDGGAITAKVKECIEKDPGAFEEDAMVIEVSEGDDDEDDGEEIRPISPETALLEARIRNIDTQIKLVGAVQRNMAGNYSGKVQGIMIGLVFTLVIGFLLLMAPLTGI
- a CDS encoding tetrahydromethanopterin S-methyltransferase subunit F, which encodes MVKFSNKPNTRGIRNASSDVEYRAKLLGREGRLFAGVISTRFSGIAIGIGIALCLAVVIPFLAKLCGL
- the mtrG gene encoding tetrahydromethanopterin S-methyltransferase subunit MtrG; amino-acid sequence: MSEEQSVPQIIVSTDDMSAATQKLDEAEEKVEFAVGEYFQRLGQQNGRDIGILYGIILGLIILIVSIEFGYVSAMQALMGLI
- a CDS encoding tetrahydromethanopterin S-methyltransferase subunit B, translating into MVLPLVQFIPELSLNLDPESGILGAGGGDLIILSMDEINGEIAKVEAAADELMNSLDPNSAPLGSFPGREGNFVIAGKLTNMVYGFVLGMFLIMAAMPILTAMGVL